Proteins found in one Coffea eugenioides isolate CCC68of chromosome 5, Ceug_1.0, whole genome shotgun sequence genomic segment:
- the LOC113772128 gene encoding protein FATTY ACID EXPORT 5-like, producing MHDFCFTIPYGLILVAGGIVGYARKGSTASLAGGLGTGLVLLLAGYLSLQAFHKRKNSYLALILETACAAVLTWVMVHRYLQTSKIMPAGVVAGISAVMTVFYLYKIITGGNHFPTKSE from the exons ATGCATGACTTTTGCTTTACGATTCCGTATGGCCTGATTCTTGTTGCTGGTGGCATCGTCGGATATGCCAGGAAGGGAAGCACAGCTTCACTGGCTGGGGGTCTTGGCACGGGATTAGTCCTCCTCTTAGCTGGTTATCTGAGCCTCCAAGCTTTCCATAAGCGCAAGAACTCTTATCTTGCCTTGATTCTTGAAACTG CTTGTGCTGCTGTACTTACATGGGTCATGGTACATCGCTACCTGCAAACTTCAAAGATAATGCCTGCAGGTGTTGTTGCTGGGATCAG CGCGGTTATGACTGTATTTTATCTCTACAAAATTATCACTGGTGGAAACCATTTCCCCACAAAGAGCGAGTGA
- the LOC113770906 gene encoding CRS2-associated factor 2, mitochondrial isoform X1: MLKLFACRRTTSRGLPKITSLPSSPMLCVSRFLSHSPLSDEEDIYDPPFSPTSKTLLKPPAGRQHKKKNEQKKARGGKKGSSNVLDSRNALNFPVKSDLPFDFKYSYSETNPDVKPIGFREPPRFSPFGPGRLDRKWTGTSAPAEESVDSEKLAEQRKKVFGEPLMKEEIAELVEKYRHSDCSRQINLGKGGVTHNMLEDIHNHWKRAEAVRIKCLGVPTLDMDNVCFHLEDKSGGMIIYRQSNVLLLYRGRNYDPKNRPVIPLMLWKPYAPIYPKLVKPVADGLTFDETKEMRNKGLNSDPIMKLTRNGVYVNVVDRVRDAFKTKEVVRLDCAHVGTSDCKRIGVKLRDLVPCIPIFFKDEQIILWRGRNDQIYSSSAVELAA, from the exons ATGCTGAAGCTCTTCGCATGTCGTCGGACAACCTCTCGAGGCCTGCCCAAAATTACATCTTTACCCTCATCCCCAATGCTCTGTGTCTCTCGATTTCTGAGCCACTCTCCATTATCTGATGAAGAAGACATTTACGACCCTCCATTCTCACCTACCTCCAAAACCCTCCTTAAACCCCCGGCAGGGAGACaacacaagaagaaaaatgaacaaaagaaagctCGAGGAGGGAAAAAGGGTTCCTCAAATGTGCTTGATTCCCGAAATGCCCTGAATTTTCCGGTAAAGTCGGACCTACCCTTTGATTTCAAGTATTCCTACTCTGAGACCAACCCGGATGTGAAGCCAATCGGGTTTCGCGAACCGCCGAGGTTCTCTCCGTTTGGTCCTGGTCGGCTTGACCGGAAATGGACCGGGACGTCGGCCCCGGCTGAAGAGTCTGTGGATTCGGAGAAGTTGGCCGAGCAACGGAAAAAGGTTTTTGGGGAACCTTTAATGAAGGAGGAGATTGCAGAGCTCGTGGAGAAATATAGGCATAGTGATTGTTCTCGCCAAATCAATTTAG GGAAAGGAGGAGTTACTCACAACATGCTGGAAGACATTCATAACCATTGGAAGAGGGCTGAAGCTGTGAGGATTAAGTGCTTAGGGGTGCCAACTCTTGACATGGACAATGTTTGTTTTCATCTCGAG GATAAATCTGGTGGGATGATAATTTATCGTCAGAGTAACGTTCTCCTGCTATACAGAGGTCGGAACTATGATCCTAAAAATAGACCAGTCATTCCTTTGATGCTGTGGAAGCCATATGCGCCAATATATCCAAAGCTTGTGAAGCCTGTTGCTGATGGCCTGACATTTGACGAGACAAAGGAGATGAGAAACAAAGGGCTCAACTCTGATCCCATAATGAAACTCA CCAGGAATGGTGTGTATGTGAATGTGGTAGACAGAGTGAGAGATGCATTTAAGACCAAGGAAGTTGTTAGACTAGATTGTGCACACGTGGGGACTAGTGACTGCAAAAGGATCGGAGTTAAGTTACGG GATCTGGTACCTTGTATTCCTATCTTCTTCAAGGACGAACAAATAATACTTTGGCGGGGAAGGAATGATCAGATATACAGCTCAAGTGCAGTGGAACTTGCAGCTTAA
- the LOC113770906 gene encoding CRS2-associated factor 2, mitochondrial isoform X2, producing the protein MLKLFACRRTTSRGLPKITSLPSSPMLCVSRFLSHSPLSDEEDIYDPPFSPTSKTLLKPPAGRQHKKKNEQKKARGGKKGSSNVLDSRNALNFPVKSDLPFDFKYSYSETNPDVKPIGFREPPRFSPFGPGRLDRKWTGTSAPAEESVDSEKLAEQRKKVFGEPLMKEEIAELVEKYRHSDCSRQINLGKGGVTHNMLEDIHNHWKRAEAVRIKCLGVPTLDMDNVCFHLEDKSGGMIIYRQSNVLLLYRGRNYDPKNRPVIPLMLWKPYAPIYPKLVKPVADGLTFDETKEMRNKGLNSDPIMKLKLVIVAASFLQPGMVCM; encoded by the exons ATGCTGAAGCTCTTCGCATGTCGTCGGACAACCTCTCGAGGCCTGCCCAAAATTACATCTTTACCCTCATCCCCAATGCTCTGTGTCTCTCGATTTCTGAGCCACTCTCCATTATCTGATGAAGAAGACATTTACGACCCTCCATTCTCACCTACCTCCAAAACCCTCCTTAAACCCCCGGCAGGGAGACaacacaagaagaaaaatgaacaaaagaaagctCGAGGAGGGAAAAAGGGTTCCTCAAATGTGCTTGATTCCCGAAATGCCCTGAATTTTCCGGTAAAGTCGGACCTACCCTTTGATTTCAAGTATTCCTACTCTGAGACCAACCCGGATGTGAAGCCAATCGGGTTTCGCGAACCGCCGAGGTTCTCTCCGTTTGGTCCTGGTCGGCTTGACCGGAAATGGACCGGGACGTCGGCCCCGGCTGAAGAGTCTGTGGATTCGGAGAAGTTGGCCGAGCAACGGAAAAAGGTTTTTGGGGAACCTTTAATGAAGGAGGAGATTGCAGAGCTCGTGGAGAAATATAGGCATAGTGATTGTTCTCGCCAAATCAATTTAG GGAAAGGAGGAGTTACTCACAACATGCTGGAAGACATTCATAACCATTGGAAGAGGGCTGAAGCTGTGAGGATTAAGTGCTTAGGGGTGCCAACTCTTGACATGGACAATGTTTGTTTTCATCTCGAG GATAAATCTGGTGGGATGATAATTTATCGTCAGAGTAACGTTCTCCTGCTATACAGAGGTCGGAACTATGATCCTAAAAATAGACCAGTCATTCCTTTGATGCTGTGGAAGCCATATGCGCCAATATATCCAAAGCTTGTGAAGCCTGTTGCTGATGGCCTGACATTTGACGAGACAAAGGAGATGAGAAACAAAGGGCTCAACTCTGATCCCATAATGAAACTCA AGCTGGTAATAGTTGCTGCTTCTTTTCTACAGCCAGGAATGGTGTGTATGTGA
- the LOC113771948 gene encoding senescence-specific cysteine protease SAG39-like, which yields MGVPLKLMPILVSFFVLVIGASQATSRLLHEYDEAAMVEEHEKWMATYGRVYKDDAEKAKRFQIFKKNFEYIESFNKAGTKTYSLSINRFADMTNEEFRARNGYKPFTSSKSASFRYENVTDVPSSLDWREEGAVTPVKNQGDCGCCWAFSAVAATEGVHQLKTGELISLSEQELVDCDTDENRGCEGGLMDSAFSFVIKNHGLTTESHYPYLGIDGSCSANEEHPPAATIKSYEDVPENNESALLKAVANQPVSVAIDAGGQDFAFYSGGVFTGECGTHLDHGATAVGYGISEDGIKYWLVKNSWGVDWGEDGYVRMQRDIHDVQGLCGIAMNASYPIA from the exons ATGGGTGTTCCGCTCAAATTGATGCCTATTCTAGTTTCATTTTTTGTGTTGGTGATAGGCGCTTCTCAAGCAACGTCCCGCTTGTTGCATGAATATGATGAAGCAGCAATGGTTGAAGAGCATGAAAAGTGGATGGCAACTTATGGACGTGTTTACAAGGATGATGCAGAAAAGGCAAAGAGATTCCAGATATTCAAGAAGAATTTTGAGTATATCGAATCTTTTAACAAAGCTGGAACTAAGACTTATAGCTTAAGCATCAACCGGTTTGCTGATATGACCAATGAGGAGTTCCGCGCTCGCAATGGATACAAACCATTTACTTCATCGAAGTCAGCATCATTTAGATATGAGAATGTTACAGATGTTCCATCTAGCTTGGACTGGAGAGAGGAGGGAGCTGTTACTCCTGTCAAGAACCAAGGAGACTGTG GATGCTGCTGGGCGTTTTCAGCTGTGGCAGCTACGGAAGGAGTTCACCAACTGAAAACAGGTGAGTTGATTTCGCTATCCGAGCAAGAACTGGTGGACTGCGATACAGATGAGAATCGAGGCTGCGAAGGTGGTTTAATGGACTCAGCATTTAGCTTTGTCATCAAAAACCATGGCCTCACAACTGAATCACATTATCCATACTTGGGGATTGATGGCAGTTGCAGTGCAAATGAGGAACATCCCCCTGCAGCAACCATCAAAAGTTATGAAGACGTCCCTGAAAATAACGAATCAGCCCTCTTGAAAGCCGTGGCTAATCAACCTGTATCTGTTGCAATTGATGCTGGTGGACAAGATTTTGCGTTCTACTCCGGTGGAGTGTTTACAGGAGAATGCGGCACTCATTTAGACCACGGTGCCACAGCCGTAGGCTATGGAATAAGCGAAGATGGAATCAAGTATTGGTTAGTCAAGAACTCATGGGGTGTTGATTGGGGTGAAGATGGATACGTCAGAATGCAAAGAGACATTCATGATGTGCAAGGGCTTTGCGGGATTGCCATGAATGCTTCTTATCCTATCGCTTGA
- the LOC113772487 gene encoding DEAD-box ATP-dependent RNA helicase 32 has product MRRPKPKSKKFKIQSRQAEVEELELLESWIESGKPESGSNPLSLQPLPNKSPVGRLSDGSFSRYAGCKKFSQLPLSKKTKDGLAAAKYKNMTDIQRASLPHSICGRDILGAAKTGSGKTLAFVIPILEKLYQARWGPEDGVGCILMSPTRELAGQLFEVFKSVGKYHGFSAGLLIGGRKDVDTEKEHVNDLNILVCTPGRLLQHMDETPNFDCSQLQVLVLDEADRILDVGFKKALNAIISQLPKDRQTLLFSATQTKSIQDLARLSLKDPEYLSVHEEAETATPNRLQQTAIIVPLEQKFDMLWSFVKAHLNSRILVFLSSCKQVRFVFETFKKLRPGIPLKCLHGRMKQEKRMGIYSQFCEQRSVLFSTDVASRGLDFDKAVDWVVQMDCPEDVAAYIHRVGRTARYLSGGKSVLFLMPSEMKMLKKLEEKKIPIRFIKANTKRLQPVSGLLAALLVKYPNLQQLAQRAFITYLKSINKQRDKEVFDVMKLPIDDFSASLGLPMTPKIRFLKQKVKGKASEELSLVQESTVSDNLNEDQIESFDTGKPEKDRVEAKEDKFLLLQEDTQRGEKVTEIGDAGPPATRVLKKKKLKINVHRPVGTRVVFDEDCNTLPPLAKLADVKRSADLVHLDKDKVKQRFADLRKELKIVDEEDKILDRKRRKEKRIKEKMKWKKGREGEEADVGSEVDISASDTEESGDRVNKKTKIYFDTDSDDGKRTRKDKQGGSADSISLAEQEQLALKLLSSMHS; this is encoded by the exons ATGAGAAGACCAAAACCCAAGTCCAAGAAGTTCAAAATCCAGAGCCGTCAAGCCGAGGTTGAAGAACTTGAGCTCCTCGAGTCATGGATTGAATCCGGTAAACCCGAATCGGGCTCTAACCCGCTTTCACTCCAGCCGCTACCAAATAAATCTCCGGTTGGCCGGCTATCCGATGGCTCGTTTTCTCGTTACGCGGGTTGTAAAAAGTTCAGCCAATTGCCTTTGTCGAAGAAAACTAAAGATGGGTTGGCTGCAGCTAAGTACAAAAACATGACTGATATTCAGAGGGCCTCATTGCCCCATTCGATTTGCGGCCGTGACATTCTTGGTGCTGCTAAAACTGGGTCTGGTAAGACCCTGGCTTTCGTTATTCCG ATTCTTGAAAAGTTATACCAAGCTAGATGGGGTCCAGAAGATGGAGTTGGATGCATTTTAATGTCTCCTACAAGGGAGTTAGCTGGCCAACTTTTTGAAGTATTCAAATCGGTTGGAAAATACCATGGTTTTAGTGCTGGTCTTCTAATTGGTGGCCGTAAAGATGTTGACACAGAGAAAGAACATGTTAATGATCTGAACATCTTGGTGTGCACTCCCGGAAGGCTTCTTCAGCACATGGATGAAACCCCAAATTTCGACTGCTCACAGCTCCAG GTTCTGGTGCTTGATGAGGCAGATCGTATTCTTGATGTAGGATTTAAGAAAGCTTTAAATGCTATTATCTCACAACTGCCAAAGGATAGACAGACCTTGCTGTTCTCAGCTACGCAAACAAAATCTATTCAAGATCTTGCTAGGCTTAGTCTGAAAGATCCAGAATACCTTAGTGTGCATGAAGAGGCAGAAACTGCAACTCCCAATCGCCTGCAGCAAACAGCAATCATTGTTCCTCTTGAGCAAAAATTCGATATGTTATGGAGCTTTGTAAAGGCGCATCTTAATTCGAGGATACTGGTGTTTCTTTCGAGCTGCAAGCAG GTAAGGTTTGTTTTTGAGACCTTTAAAAAACTTCGTCCGGGGATCCCTTTGAAGTGTCTTCATGGAAGGATGAAGCAGGAAAAACGAATGGGCATATACTCCCAGTTTTGTGAGCAACGTTCAGTTTTATTCTCCACTGATGTTGCTTCAAGGGGGCTTGATTTTGATAAGGCTGTTGACTGGGTTGTCCAG ATGGATTGTCCTGAAGATGTTGCTGCATACATACATAGAGTGGGCCGAACAGCTCGCTACCTTTCCGGAGGGAAATCTGTTTTATTTCTCATGCCTTCAGAAATGAAAATGCTTAAAAAGttagaagagaagaaaatacCCATTCGATTTATCAAG GCAAATACGAAAAGGTTACAGCCTGTTTCTGGGTTGTTAGCAGCTTTGTTGGTGAAGTACCCCAATCTGCAGCAGCTGGCTCAGAGAGCATTTATTACATATTTGAAGTCCATAAATAAACAGCGGGATAAGGAGGTCTTTGATGTGATGAAACTCCCAATTGATGACTTCTCTGCATCATTAGGCCTTCCAATGACTCCCAAGATTCGTTTTCTGAAACAGAAAGTTAAGGGAAAAGCTTCTGAGGAATTGTCTCTTGTACAAGAAAGTACTGTTAGTGACAACTTGAATGAAGATCAAATAGAAAGTTTTGACACTGGCAAACCTGAGAAAGACAGAGTAGAAGCAAAAGAAGACAAATTTCTTCTTCTGCAAGAGGACACGCAACGCGGAGAAAAAGTTACGGAAATTGGAGATGCTGg TCCACCTGCAACTAgggttttaaagaaaaagaagttgaaGATCAATGTGCATCGACCAGTTGGGACCAGGGTTGTGTTTGATGAAGACTGCAACACTTTACCCCCTCTCGCAAAGTTGGCTGATGTAAAAAGAAGTGCTGACTTGGTTCATCTGGACAAAGACAAAG TTAAGCAAAGATTTGCAGACCTGAGGAAAGAATTGAAGATAGTAGACGAGGAAGATAAGATTTTGGACCGTAAGCGgcgaaaagaaaagagaatcaaggagaAAATGAAGTGGAAGAAAGGAAGGGAAGGAGAGGAGGCAGATGTAGGTAGTGAGGTGGATATTTCTGCATCAGACACAGAAGAAAGTGGAGATAGAGTCAATAAGAAGACGAAGATATATTTCGACACTGACAGTGATGATGGTAAGAGGACGAGAAAGGACAAACAGGGTGGTTCTGCAGACTCCATTTCTCTGGCTGAGCAAGAGCAGCTGGCTCTTAAGTTGCTGAGTTCCATGCATTCGTAG
- the LOC113772127 gene encoding uncharacterized protein LOC113772127, which produces MQVHFQIRTWPLRRLHLLYFLLNPSQIRSSYIQGTLTSTAAMATKSGSSKRPMCPICSKPARICLCTRLKAPSLENSVAVTILQHSLEKKHPLNSTRIASLGLRNLTVVSVSDVNFEGRFVLDFSYPDSKTGSSHWDTNITDFGGKGNGKRKWDSVQWPIQCNGSEKGSHFVKLTERPEEKRTNLADSDEDFSKRNDFGCVTASNSESLITEYVSGPAFSPTEAVSGCSGDAVVAFTIEKYGAIASLCNQMQKQNKFDQLLASQIAGNDLGKGFSVVKFQRKQLHGIDEYEEFQEFEIKVPPGSVLLFPSERAVRIEAINFEVKNLILLDGTWAKAKRMYSENPWLKLLPHLKLDLDELSLYSEVRHQPKTDCLSTIESIVYALKALGEDPEKLDGLLEVFKSMVGDQRQCKDERLSKISVKPSQS; this is translated from the coding sequence ATGCAGGTTCATTTTCAGATCCGAACCTGGCCACTACGGAGGCTACATCTACTTTATTTTCTTCTCAACCCGTCACAAATTCGTTCAAGCTACATTCAGGGAACCCTAACCTCAACTGCAGCAATGGCGACTAAATCGGGTTCTTCAAAGAGACCCATGTGCCCGATATGCTCCAAGCCCGCCCGAATTTGCCTCTGTACCCGATTAAAAGCCCCCAGTCTCGAGAACTCTGTCGCCGTCACAATCCTCCAACACAGCCTAGAGAAAAAGCACCCCCTGAATTCTACAAGAATAGCCTCCCTTGGCCTAAGAAATCTCACCGTAGTTTCAGTATCTGATGTCAATTTTGAAGGCCGGTTCGTCTTGGACTTCAGCTATCCGGATTCTAAAACGGGTTCGAGTCATTGGGATACGAATATCACTGATTTTGGAGGAAAAGGAAATGGTAAAAGAAAGTGGGATTCTGTTCAGTGGCCTATTCAATGTAATGGATCAGAGAAAGGTTCTCATTTCGTGAAGTTAACGGAAAGGCCAGAAGAGAAAAGGACTAATCTTGCTGACTCTGATGAGGATTTTAGTAAAAGAAATGATTTTGGTTGTGTTACAGCTTCCAATAGTGAATCTTTAATCACTGAATATGTTTCAGGACCAGCTTTTAGTCCAACTGAAGCAGTTTCTGGATGTTCAGGAGATGCTGTTGTTGCTTTTACTATTGAGAAGTACGGCGCTATTGCATCTTTATGTAACCAAATGCAGAAACAGAACAAGTTTGATCAGCTATTGGCTTCTCAAATAGCTGGTAACGATTTAGGAAAAGGGTTCAGTGTAGTTAAGTTTCAGAGAAAGCAGTTGCATGGAATTGATGAATACGAGGAGTTTCAGGAGTTTGAAATCAAAGTTCCCCCCGGATCCGTATTGCTTTTTCCTAGTGAAAGAGCAGTGAGGATTGAGGCTATTAATTTCGAGGTGAAGAACTTGATTCTGTTGGATGGAACATGGGCTAAGGCCAAGAGAATGTACAGCGAGAATCCTTGGTTGAAGCTTTTGCCTCATTTGAAATTGGATTTAGATGAGCTGAGCTTGTATAGTGAAGTGAGGCATCAGCCAAAGACCGATTGTCTGTCGACTATTGAGAGCATTGTATATGCACTCAAGGCTTTGGGCGAAGACCCTGAGAAATTGGATGGTCTGCTAGAGGTCTTTAAATCCATGGTCGGAGATCAGAGGCAATGCAAAGATGAAAGATTGAGCAAAATCTCTGTAAAGCCTTCACAATCTTGA
- the LOC113770143 gene encoding polyadenylate-binding protein RBP45-like, whose product MMQPGGVVPPPMAPMDQQQHHHHQQQQYPPPQQQWLMMPPQQPPVQPQDPQVWGQQQVSAPQHSQPTQYGIAPPSTAASPGSNDVRSLWIGDLQYWMDENYLSSCFFHTGELVSVKLIRNKQSGQSEGYGFLEFRSRSAAENVLFTYNGTLMPNVEQHYRLNWATLGAGERRTDDSPDYTIFVGDLAADVTDYLLQETFKAVYSSVKGAKVVIDRNTGRSKGYGFVKFGDESEQLRAMTEMNGVICLTRPMRIGPAANKKPAGVQQYQKAPNQNTQGNEGESDPNNTTIFVGGLDPSVTDENLRQVFGRYGEVVHVKIPVGKRCGFVQFTNRACAEQALESLNGTQLGLQSIRLSWGRSPSNKQSDQSQWNGGCYGYTQGYDAYAYAPPPQDPNVYYGGYPGYTNYQQPQQ is encoded by the exons ATGATGCAACCAGGCGGTGTCGTTCCTCCACCCATGGCTCCGATGGATCAACAAcagcaccaccaccaccagcAGCAACAGTACCCGCCGCCGCAACAGCAGTGGTTGATGATGCCTCCTCAGCAACCTCCGGTTCAGCCTCAGGATCCTCAGGTTTGGGGCCAGCAGCAGGTGTCGGCTCCACAGCATTCTCAGCCTACGCAATATGGAATTGCGCCTCCGTCGACTGCTGCTTCGCCCGGCTCCAATGATGTTCGCTCTCTGTGGATTGGGGACTTGCAGTATTGGATGGACGAGAATTATCTTTCTTCCTGCTTTTTCCATACTGGAGAG CTTGTTTCTGTAAAGCTTATTCGTAACAAGCAAAGTGGTCAATCAGAGGGCTATGGCTTTCTTGAGTTCAGGAGTCGTTCAGCGGCTGAAAATGTTTTGTTTACTTATAATGGCACATTGATGCCAAATGTCGAGCAACACTATCGTTTGAATTGGGCTACTCTTGGTGCTGGTGAGAGGCGTACCGATGACTCTCCTGACTACACAATATTTGTTGGGGACTTGGCTGCTGACGTGACAGATTACCTTCTCCAAGAGACATTTAAAGCTGTCTATTCGTCAGTTAAAGGCGCAAAAGTTGTTATTGATAGGAACACTGGACGGTCCAAGGGGTATGGTTTTGTTAAGTTTGGGGATGAGAGTGAGCAACTCCGTGCTATGACAGAGATGAATGGTGTCATATGCTTAACCAGGCCCATGAGGATTGGACCAGCGGCTAACAAAAAACCTGCTGGCGTTCAGCAATATCAGAAAG CTCCCAATCAGAATACTCAAGGAAATGAGGGTGAAAGTGATCCAAATAATACAACA ATATTTGTGGGTGGATTGGACCCAAGTGTGACAGATGAGAATTTGAGGCAAGTATTTGGCCGATATGGGGAAGTTGTACATGTAAAGATACCTGTAGGGAAGCGATGTGGTTTTGTTCAATTCACTAATAG GGCATGTGCGGAACaagcattggaaagcttgaATGGTACACAGTTGGGATTACAAAGTATTCGACTTTCATGGGGGCGTAGTCCTTCCAACAAGCAG TCGGATCAATCCCAGTGGAATGGTGGATGCTATGGTTATACACAAGGTTATGATGCATATGCATATGCTCCACCTCCGCAAGACCCAAATGTATATTATGGAGGTTACCCTGGATATACAAATTACCAACAGCCGCAGCAG TGA
- the LOC113770142 gene encoding purple acid phosphatase 18, whose translation MKPNLKTLVSVVSLAVVSVINVIATTGDYIRPAPRKNLQFPWSPKHSSHPQQVHISLAGDKHMRVTWITDDKSAPSVVNYGMLPGKYNSVAQGESTSYSYLLYSSGKIHHTVIGPLEDDTIYYYQCGREGPEFKFKTPPSQFPITLAVAGDLGQTGWTKSTLDHIDQCIYDVYMLPGDLSYADYIQSRWDTFGELVQPLASARPWMVTQGNHEKEHILLIKKSFASYNARWKMPYEESGSSSNLYYSFDVAGAHIIMLGSYTDYDEFSDQYSWLKADLAKVDREKTPWLLALFHVPWYNSNDAHQGEGDNMMASMEPLLNAAGVDIVLAGHVHAYERSQRVYNGRSDSCGAVHITIGDGGNREGLAHRFKDQQPEWSVFREASFGHGELKIVNSTHAFWSWHRNDNDEPVRSDEVWITTLRSSGCILEESRDLRKLLLQP comes from the exons ATGAAGCCAAATCTGAAGACACTAGTATCTGTAGTTTCATTGGCAGTTGTTTCAGTGATAAATGTAATTGCTACAACCGGCGATTACATTCGACCTGCACCTCGGAAAAATCTTCAGTTTCCATGGAGTCCGAAGCATTCTTCTCATCCCCAACAG GTTCATATCTCTTTGGCCGGGGATAAGCACATGCGTGTCACATGGATCACAGATGATAAATCTGCTCCTTCAGTTGTTAACTATGGGATGTTACCTGGAAAATATAACTCTGTTGCTCAAGGAGAAAGCACATCGTACAGTTATCTTCTGTACAGCTCAGGGAAGATACACCATACTGTCATTGGGCCACTGGAGGATGACACCATATACTACTATCAATGTGGTAGAGAGGGTCCTGAGTTCAAGTTCAAAACCCCACCATCCCAGTTCCCAATCACTCTGGCAGTGGCTGGTGATTTGGGTCAAACTGGATGGACCAAATCAACTTTAGATCACATAGACCAGTGCATATACGATGTGTATATGCTCCCTGGAGACCTTTCATATGCTGATTACATACAGAGTAGGTGGGATACATTTGGTGAGCTGGTGCAGCCACTTGCCAGTGCCAGGCCTTGGATGGTGACACAAGGTAACCATGAAAAGGAGCACATACTACTAATCAAAAAGTCGTTTGCTTCTTATAATGCAAGATGGAAAATGCCATATGAGGAGAGTGGATCCAGTTCAAACTTGTACTATTCATTTGATGTTGCCGGTGCACATATCATCATGCTTGGTTCATATACAGATTATGATGAATTCTCGGACCAATATAGTTGGCTGAAG GCTGATCTTGCAAAGGTAGATCGTGAGAAGACACCTTGGCTACTTGCACTATTCCATGTGCCGTGGTACAACAGTAATGACGCTCATCAAGGCGAAGGTGACAACATGATGGCATCAATGGAACCTTTATTAAACGCTGCCGGTGTGGATATCGTACTTGCTGGTCATGTGCATGCTTATGAACGCTCG CAACGTGTTTACAATGGCAGATCGGATTCTTGTGGTGCTGTACATATAACAATTGGTGATGGAGGAAATAGAGAAGGTTTAGCACATCG GTTCAAAGATCAACAGCCTGAATGGTCAGTGTTCCGCGAAGCAAGTTTTGGTCATGGTGAGCTCAAGATAGTGAATTCCACTCATGCTTTCTGGAGCTGGCATAGGAATGACAATGATGAACCAGTGAGGTCCGATGAGGTCTGGATAACCACTCTAAGGAGTTCGGGTTGCATTCTTGAAGAGAGTCGTGACTTGAGAAAGCTCCTATTGCAGCCGTAA